A window of Hymenobacter aerilatus contains these coding sequences:
- a CDS encoding isopenicillin N synthase family dioxygenase: MDPTLLEEIPSLDLADFRSGDPERKARFVQQLGEAYQNIGFVALKNHGLTDEQTTKLYDDVQAFFSLPDEVKQRYEKPELAGQRGYIGKGKEHAKGRNTGDLKEFFHVGQEVDDPTDPVAQEYPDNIWPAEVPGFAQHTTAAYKTLEAAGKDVLRAIALYLELPETYFDDKVKNGNSILRQIHYFPIENPDAVPADAVRAAEHGDINLITLLMGASADGLQVLRRDGKWIPITALPDQIVVNVGDMLQRLTNGVLKSTIHRVVNPPREKMNSSRYSVPFFMHPRSEMSLAALESCVTPDNPKQQPDVTAGEFLNERLIELGLKKK; the protein is encoded by the coding sequence ATGGACCCAACATTGCTGGAAGAAATTCCATCGCTCGACCTGGCTGATTTTCGTTCTGGCGACCCAGAACGCAAAGCCCGCTTCGTGCAGCAGCTCGGTGAAGCCTACCAAAACATCGGCTTCGTTGCGCTCAAAAACCATGGCCTGACCGACGAGCAGACCACCAAGCTGTACGACGATGTACAGGCTTTCTTTTCCCTACCCGACGAGGTAAAGCAGCGCTACGAAAAGCCGGAACTGGCCGGGCAGCGGGGCTACATTGGCAAAGGAAAAGAACACGCCAAAGGCCGCAACACCGGCGACCTGAAGGAGTTTTTTCACGTAGGCCAGGAAGTAGACGACCCCACCGACCCGGTAGCTCAGGAGTACCCCGACAACATCTGGCCCGCCGAAGTTCCCGGCTTTGCCCAGCACACCACCGCTGCCTACAAAACGCTGGAAGCGGCTGGCAAAGACGTACTGCGCGCTATTGCGCTCTACCTGGAGCTACCCGAGACGTACTTTGATGACAAGGTGAAGAACGGCAACAGCATCCTGCGCCAGATTCACTATTTCCCCATCGAAAACCCAGATGCGGTGCCCGCTGATGCGGTGCGGGCCGCCGAACACGGCGACATCAATCTGATTACGCTGCTGATGGGGGCCTCGGCCGACGGCTTGCAGGTGCTGCGCCGCGATGGTAAGTGGATTCCCATCACAGCCCTACCCGACCAGATTGTGGTGAACGTGGGCGACATGCTGCAGCGCCTCACCAACGGCGTGCTCAAGAGCACCATCCACCGCGTGGTGAACCCGCCCCGTGAGAAGATGAACTCTTCGCGCTACTCGGTGCCTTTCTTTATGCATCCGCGCTCTGAGATGAGCCTGGCCGCGCTGGAAAGCTGCGTGACGCCCGACAACCCAAAGCAGCAACCCGACGTGACTGCTGGCGAATTTCTGAATGAGCGCCTGATTGAACTCGGCCTCAAGAAGAAATAA
- the chrA gene encoding chromate efflux transporter — MEEVQLAPPPRRGQRTRRVRGLIFLKDVAALSLSSFGGPQAHIAMMMRLLVEKRRYLTTAELLEISALCQILPGPASTQTITAIGFRLGGPNLAYLTTLIWILPSVVIMTMAGLSISYLDKDLVTRLMQYIQPVAVGFVFYSAYKIGRKVVQTKTSTALIVASALIAYFFQLPWVLPLLLLAGGLITTFRYRKLPQQEKKPLHIKWANGILWLAVLLVAALVGSYTKLLPVRLFENFYRNSSLVFGGGQVLAPLFYAEFVEFKHYLSGPEFLSGYGLTQALPGPNFSLAAYIGALAMRTGGYGLSGQLLGAAVGTVGIFLPGTLLIFFAIRFWDHLKQYRVVQASLEGINAVAAGLVWAAALLLYHPLPDTTVNIVLVAVTFLVLLWEKIPSYVLIGVALVAGVLI; from the coding sequence TTGGAAGAGGTTCAGCTGGCACCACCCCCGCGCCGCGGCCAACGCACCCGGCGCGTACGGGGCCTTATTTTTTTGAAAGACGTAGCCGCCCTCAGCTTATCGTCGTTTGGTGGACCACAGGCGCACATTGCCATGATGATGCGCCTGCTGGTGGAGAAACGCCGCTACCTCACCACCGCCGAGTTGCTGGAAATCTCGGCGCTGTGCCAGATTCTGCCGGGTCCGGCGTCTACCCAGACCATTACGGCTATTGGCTTTCGGCTGGGTGGTCCCAACCTGGCCTACCTGACTACCCTCATCTGGATTCTGCCCTCCGTAGTGATTATGACTATGGCAGGCCTCAGCATCAGCTACTTAGATAAAGATCTGGTAACTAGATTGATGCAATACATACAGCCGGTAGCGGTGGGCTTTGTGTTTTACTCAGCCTATAAGATTGGGCGCAAGGTAGTGCAGACCAAAACCTCCACAGCGTTGATTGTAGCGTCGGCGCTGATAGCCTACTTCTTTCAGCTGCCGTGGGTGCTTCCTCTACTGCTGCTGGCAGGCGGACTGATTACCACTTTTCGTTACCGCAAGCTGCCGCAACAAGAAAAAAAGCCTCTGCACATCAAGTGGGCTAATGGCATTCTATGGCTGGCAGTCTTATTGGTAGCAGCTCTTGTGGGCTCGTATACCAAACTACTGCCTGTGCGCCTGTTCGAGAACTTTTACCGCAACAGCAGCCTGGTTTTTGGTGGCGGTCAAGTACTGGCCCCGCTTTTCTACGCCGAGTTTGTGGAGTTTAAGCATTACCTGAGTGGCCCTGAGTTTCTGTCGGGCTATGGCCTGACCCAGGCGCTGCCCGGCCCCAATTTCTCGCTGGCTGCCTACATTGGCGCGCTGGCCATGCGCACCGGGGGCTATGGCCTGAGCGGGCAGTTGTTGGGCGCAGCCGTGGGCACAGTAGGCATATTCCTACCCGGTACACTTCTGATTTTCTTCGCTATCCGCTTCTGGGACCACCTCAAACAGTATCGTGTGGTGCAGGCTTCGCTGGAAGGTATCAATGCAGTAGCAGCAGGGCTGGTGTGGGCAGCCGCTCTCCTCCTCTACCACCCCCTACCCGATACTACCGTCAACATCGTACTGGTAGCTGTCACCTTTCTGGTGCTGCTATGGGAGAAAATACCCTCTTATGTCCTAATCGGGGTAGCCTTAGTAGCTGGGGTTCTTATTTGA
- the rfbA gene encoding glucose-1-phosphate thymidylyltransferase RfbA, whose translation MKGIILAGGSGTRLHPLTLAVSKQLMPVYDKPMIYYPLSVLMMAGIREILIITTPHDQAQFKKLLGDGQSIGCRFEYVVQEVPNGLAQAFVLGADFIGQDKVALVLGDNIFYGEGMEELLKSNNNPDGGVVYAYHVHDPERYGVVEFDESKKALSIEEKPTNPKSNYAVPGLYFYDNDVVEIAKNLEPSPRGEYEITDVNQEYLRRGKLKVGILGRGTAWLDTGTFESLMQAGEFVRVIEQRQGLKVGAIEEVAYRQGFIDAEQLRAIATPLRKSGYGDYLLNLPELL comes from the coding sequence ATGAAAGGTATTATTCTCGCCGGGGGCTCCGGCACCCGTCTGCACCCGCTCACACTGGCCGTATCCAAGCAACTGATGCCCGTGTATGATAAGCCCATGATTTACTACCCCCTGTCGGTGCTGATGATGGCAGGAATACGGGAAATCCTGATTATTACCACGCCGCACGACCAGGCACAGTTCAAGAAGCTGCTTGGCGACGGGCAAAGCATTGGCTGTCGTTTCGAGTACGTGGTGCAGGAGGTGCCCAATGGCTTGGCGCAGGCATTTGTGCTGGGTGCCGATTTTATCGGGCAGGATAAAGTGGCCCTGGTGCTCGGCGATAATATCTTCTACGGTGAGGGTATGGAGGAACTGCTGAAGTCGAACAACAACCCCGATGGCGGCGTGGTGTATGCCTACCACGTGCACGACCCTGAGCGCTACGGTGTGGTGGAGTTCGATGAAAGCAAAAAAGCGCTTAGCATTGAGGAAAAGCCGACCAATCCTAAGAGCAATTACGCCGTGCCCGGCCTCTACTTCTACGACAACGACGTGGTAGAGATTGCCAAAAACCTAGAGCCCAGCCCACGCGGCGAGTATGAAATTACCGACGTCAACCAGGAGTATCTGCGGCGCGGTAAGCTGAAGGTAGGCATCCTGGGGCGCGGCACAGCCTGGCTCGATACGGGTACGTTTGAAAGCCTGATGCAGGCCGGCGAGTTTGTGCGTGTTATTGAGCAGCGCCAGGGGCTGAAGGTAGGCGCCATTGAGGAGGTAGCTTACCGTCAAGGCTTTATTGATGCCGAGCAGCTGCGCGCTATTGCCACCCCACTCCGTAAGAGCGGCTACGGCGATTACCTGCTGAATCTGCCCGAGCTGCTGTAG
- a CDS encoding SDR family oxidoreductase codes for MYDHPFHEQPLDTLAFLVTGGAGFIGSNLVEYLLKYGAKEVRVLDNFSNGFRKNVALFQDNPTLRVIEGDIRDPETCRDACKGIDIVLHQAALGSVPRSINDPITSNDVNVGGFVNMLVAAKEANVKRFVYAASSSTYGDHKALPKVEDRIGKPLSPYAVTKYVNELYADVFGKTYGMELIGLRYFNIFGPRQDPNGAYAAVIPLFIDAVLEGRPPRMNGDGGQTRDFTFVENCVQANIKAALVQNPAAVNQVYNIAVADRTSLNDLFNILKEEAGSDITPEYGPDRAGDIRDSLADIGKAQTLLGYDPQVRIREGLQQTLAWFRTHQEFIAERN; via the coding sequence GTGTACGATCATCCTTTCCACGAACAGCCGCTTGATACTCTTGCCTTTCTGGTAACAGGCGGTGCCGGGTTTATCGGCTCCAACCTGGTAGAATACCTCTTGAAATACGGCGCCAAAGAGGTGCGCGTGCTGGATAACTTCTCCAACGGCTTCCGCAAAAACGTAGCGCTGTTTCAGGACAACCCTACCCTGCGCGTCATTGAGGGGGACATTCGCGACCCGGAGACGTGCCGCGATGCTTGCAAAGGAATTGATATTGTGCTGCACCAGGCGGCGCTGGGCTCAGTGCCGCGCTCCATCAACGACCCCATCACCAGCAACGATGTGAACGTGGGGGGCTTTGTGAATATGCTGGTAGCTGCCAAAGAGGCCAACGTGAAACGGTTTGTGTATGCCGCCAGCAGCTCCACCTACGGCGACCATAAAGCCCTACCCAAGGTAGAAGATCGTATTGGTAAGCCCCTCTCGCCCTACGCCGTAACCAAGTACGTGAACGAGCTGTATGCCGACGTCTTCGGCAAGACGTACGGCATGGAGCTCATCGGCCTGCGCTACTTCAATATCTTCGGCCCGCGCCAGGACCCCAACGGGGCATACGCCGCTGTGATTCCGCTGTTTATTGATGCTGTATTGGAAGGCCGCCCGCCTCGCATGAATGGCGATGGTGGCCAGACGCGCGACTTTACCTTTGTGGAAAACTGCGTGCAGGCTAACATCAAGGCCGCGCTGGTGCAGAATCCGGCAGCCGTGAATCAGGTCTACAACATTGCCGTAGCCGACCGCACTTCGCTCAACGACTTGTTCAACATCCTGAAAGAAGAAGCGGGCTCCGACATCACGCCCGAGTATGGTCCCGACCGTGCCGGCGACATCCGCGACTCTCTGGCTGATATCGGCAAAGCCCAAACCTTACTTGGGTATGATCCGCAGGTTCGTATTCGGGAAGGATTGCAACAGACATTGGCGTGGTTTAGAACGCACCAAGAGTTTATAGCAGAAAGAAACTAA
- the rfbB gene encoding dTDP-glucose 4,6-dehydratase: MKIIITGGAGFIGSHVVRLFVTKYPEYQILNLDALTYAGNLENLRDIENAPNYRLVKGDITDQAFVDQLFATEEPDAVIHLAAESHVDRSITDPLAFVKTNVLGTVHLLNAAKNLWKPKGYEGNVFYHVSTDEVYGSLEMGPEMFTEDTSYDPRSPYSASKASSDHFVRAWHHTYHMPVKLSNCSNNYGPNHFPEKLIPLAIHRIRTGQPVPVYGKGENVRDWLFVKDHATAIDAVFHKGQVGETYNIGGVNEWQNIELIHLLCDTLDEKTGKPQGTSRQLITFVTDRAGHDLRYAIDSSKIMNELGWKPSVTFEQGLSQTVDWYLENQGWLDNVTSGAYQDYYRTQYAAR; the protein is encoded by the coding sequence ATGAAAATCATCATCACCGGCGGGGCCGGCTTTATTGGGTCGCACGTAGTACGGCTGTTTGTGACCAAATACCCGGAGTACCAGATCCTGAATCTGGACGCCTTGACCTACGCCGGCAACCTGGAAAACCTGCGCGACATTGAAAACGCGCCCAACTACCGCTTGGTAAAAGGTGACATCACTGACCAGGCATTTGTTGACCAGTTGTTTGCTACGGAGGAACCCGACGCTGTCATTCACCTCGCGGCTGAGTCGCACGTAGACCGCAGCATCACCGACCCGCTGGCTTTCGTGAAAACCAATGTGCTGGGTACGGTACACCTGCTAAACGCCGCCAAAAACCTTTGGAAGCCCAAAGGATATGAGGGCAACGTGTTCTACCACGTGAGCACCGATGAAGTATATGGCTCGCTGGAAATGGGACCGGAGATGTTTACGGAAGATACCAGCTACGACCCCCGCTCGCCCTACTCGGCCAGCAAAGCGTCGTCGGATCATTTTGTGCGGGCCTGGCACCACACCTACCATATGCCTGTGAAACTGAGCAACTGCTCGAACAACTACGGGCCTAATCACTTCCCCGAGAAGCTGATTCCGCTGGCTATCCACCGCATCCGGACGGGGCAGCCGGTGCCCGTGTACGGCAAGGGCGAAAACGTGCGCGACTGGCTGTTTGTGAAAGACCATGCCACGGCCATCGACGCGGTTTTCCACAAAGGCCAGGTAGGGGAGACGTACAACATTGGTGGTGTGAACGAGTGGCAGAACATCGAGCTGATTCATCTGCTCTGCGACACGCTGGACGAAAAAACCGGCAAGCCACAAGGCACGTCGCGCCAGCTCATCACTTTCGTAACCGACCGCGCTGGCCACGACCTGCGCTACGCCATCGATAGCTCCAAAATAATGAACGAGCTGGGCTGGAAGCCCTCCGTGACCTTTGAGCAGGGCCTGAGCCAGACTGTAGATTGGTACCTCGAAAACCAGGGGTGGCTGGACAATGTGACCAGCGGCGCGTATCAGGATTACTACCGCACGCAGTACGCAGCACGCTAA
- the galE gene encoding UDP-glucose 4-epimerase GalE: MRAKILVTGGAGYIGSHAVVELYNAGYQPIIADDFSNSQESVLDGIQSILGVAIPSYRIDCGDADALRDIFNREKDVQGVIHFAAFKAVGESVQKPLAYYHNNVGSLVTLLQVMAEFGLSNLVFSSSCTVYGIPDQLPVTEQTPRKDANSPYGNTKKICEDILTDTAAAPGSTLRTILLRYFNPIGAHESAKIGELPLGVPNNLVPFITQTAAGIREKLTIFGDTYDTPDGTNIRDYVHVVDLAKAHVVAVQRLLDGVGDNVEVFNVGTGRGNSVLEVVKTFEEATGVELNYSIGPARAGDVPAIYADVTKATTELGFQTTATLAEALASAWKWQLSMGK, from the coding sequence ATGCGCGCCAAAATACTCGTAACGGGCGGCGCGGGCTACATTGGCTCGCACGCGGTAGTAGAGCTGTATAATGCCGGCTATCAGCCGATTATCGCTGATGATTTCAGTAACTCGCAGGAGTCGGTGCTGGATGGTATTCAGTCGATTCTGGGGGTAGCCATTCCCAGCTACCGCATCGACTGCGGCGATGCCGACGCCTTGCGCGACATATTCAACCGGGAGAAAGACGTGCAGGGAGTGATTCACTTTGCGGCGTTCAAAGCCGTGGGCGAGTCGGTGCAGAAGCCGTTGGCCTACTACCACAACAACGTGGGCTCCCTGGTGACGCTGTTGCAGGTGATGGCGGAATTCGGACTGAGTAATTTGGTGTTCTCGTCGTCGTGCACGGTGTATGGCATTCCTGATCAGCTACCTGTAACGGAGCAAACCCCTCGTAAGGATGCTAACTCGCCCTACGGCAATACCAAAAAGATCTGCGAAGATATCCTGACCGATACGGCCGCCGCGCCGGGTAGCACGCTGCGCACCATTCTACTGCGCTACTTCAACCCAATTGGCGCGCACGAGTCGGCCAAGATTGGCGAGCTGCCGCTGGGGGTACCCAACAACTTGGTGCCCTTCATCACCCAGACTGCCGCCGGCATCCGCGAGAAGCTCACAATTTTTGGTGACACGTACGACACGCCCGATGGCACCAACATCCGCGACTATGTGCACGTGGTAGACCTGGCCAAGGCCCACGTAGTGGCCGTGCAGCGCCTGCTGGATGGTGTTGGTGACAATGTAGAGGTCTTCAACGTGGGTACCGGGCGTGGCAACTCGGTGCTGGAGGTAGTAAAAACGTTTGAAGAGGCTACCGGCGTGGAGCTCAACTATAGCATCGGTCCGGCCCGTGCCGGCGACGTGCCCGCCATCTACGCCGACGTAACCAAAGCCACCACCGAACTGGGTTTTCAAACCACAGCTACCTTGGCAGAAGCACTGGCTAGTGCCTGGAAGTGGCAATTATCGATGGGTAAATAA
- a CDS encoding nucleotide sugar dehydrogenase: MYDELLRKEAKLAVIGLGYVGLPIALEFARKLSVIGFDINAGRVEMMRNGIDPSGELEANDFEGCDITFTDSLDVLREARFFIVAVPTPIDEHAQPDLKPLLGASTSVGKVLKKGDYVVFESTVYPGCTEEDCIPVMEKLSGLSFPQDFKVGYSPERINPGDKEHTLARIVKVVSGCDDESLDTIAKLYELVVTAGVHRASSIKVAEAAKIIENTQRDVNIALMNELSMIFDRMNINTYEVLEAAGTKWNFLKFFPGLVGGHCIGVDPYYLTYKAKELGYDAKVILSGRTTNDTMGAYIARKTVQMMIRQGKDVSKSRVLVMGATFKENVEDIRNSKVADVIHELKNFSVNVDIVDPHASSEELNHEYGFRLTPEADVRQDYDGVIVAVSHKPYLSKDEAYFQSITADNAVLVDLKGLYRNKIQDLTYWSL; encoded by the coding sequence GTGTACGACGAACTACTCCGTAAAGAAGCTAAGCTGGCTGTTATTGGCCTTGGCTACGTAGGGTTGCCTATCGCGCTGGAATTTGCCCGCAAGCTCAGCGTAATTGGTTTTGATATCAACGCTGGTCGGGTGGAAATGATGCGCAACGGCATCGACCCCAGCGGGGAGTTGGAAGCGAACGACTTTGAAGGCTGCGACATCACCTTCACCGACTCGCTGGATGTGCTGCGCGAGGCGCGCTTCTTTATCGTGGCCGTGCCTACCCCCATCGACGAGCACGCCCAGCCCGATCTGAAGCCGCTGCTAGGCGCTTCTACCTCGGTAGGCAAAGTCTTGAAGAAAGGCGACTATGTGGTGTTTGAAAGCACCGTGTACCCCGGCTGCACCGAGGAAGACTGCATTCCAGTGATGGAAAAGCTGTCAGGCTTGTCGTTCCCGCAGGATTTCAAGGTGGGCTACTCGCCCGAGCGCATCAACCCCGGCGACAAGGAGCACACCCTGGCCCGCATCGTGAAAGTGGTATCGGGCTGTGATGACGAGTCGCTGGACACAATTGCCAAACTCTACGAGCTGGTGGTAACGGCCGGCGTGCACCGCGCCAGCAGCATCAAGGTAGCCGAGGCCGCCAAAATCATCGAGAACACTCAGCGCGACGTGAATATTGCGTTGATGAATGAGCTGTCGATGATTTTTGACCGCATGAACATCAATACCTATGAGGTACTGGAGGCGGCCGGCACCAAGTGGAACTTCCTGAAGTTCTTCCCCGGCCTGGTAGGCGGCCATTGCATCGGCGTAGACCCATACTACCTGACCTACAAGGCCAAAGAGCTGGGCTACGACGCCAAGGTGATTCTGAGTGGCCGTACCACCAATGATACCATGGGGGCCTACATTGCTCGCAAAACGGTGCAGATGATGATTCGGCAGGGCAAAGATGTATCGAAGAGCCGGGTGCTGGTGATGGGCGCTACCTTCAAGGAAAACGTGGAGGATATCCGCAATTCCAAAGTAGCGGATGTCATCCATGAGCTGAAAAACTTCTCGGTGAACGTGGACATCGTGGACCCACACGCCAGCTCCGAGGAGCTAAACCACGAATATGGCTTCCGCCTTACCCCCGAAGCCGACGTGCGCCAGGACTACGATGGCGTAATTGTGGCCGTCAGCCACAAGCCCTACCTCTCCAAAGATGAGGCCTACTTCCAGTCCATTACCGCCGACAACGCCGTACTGGTTGACCTCAAAGGCCTCTACCGCAATAAAATTCAGGACCTGACTTACTGGAGCCTTTAA
- a CDS encoding acyltransferase, producing MTDQLAYYAHPTAVLDEGCRVGAGCRIWHFTHVSAGAVLGEACSLGQNVFVADGVTLGRNVKVQNNVSLYTGVHCEDDVFLGPSVVFTNIRNPRSAVPRRGEAHYLPTVLERGATVGANSTLVCGVRLGRYAFVGAGSVITRNVPAFALVYGNPARQHGWISAHGHRLHFDQSGFARCPESFQGYELNQAKTEVWAEDYSD from the coding sequence ATGACCGATCAGCTTGCCTACTACGCCCATCCGACTGCCGTCCTCGACGAGGGCTGCCGCGTGGGTGCCGGCTGCCGCATCTGGCACTTCACGCATGTATCGGCGGGGGCCGTGCTGGGCGAGGCGTGTAGCTTGGGCCAAAACGTGTTTGTGGCCGACGGCGTGACGCTGGGCCGCAACGTGAAAGTGCAGAACAACGTGAGCCTCTACACCGGCGTGCACTGCGAGGATGATGTATTTCTGGGGCCGTCAGTGGTGTTTACTAATATCAGGAATCCACGGAGCGCGGTTCCTCGCCGCGGCGAGGCCCACTACCTGCCTACTGTGCTGGAGCGCGGCGCAACGGTAGGGGCCAACAGTACCTTGGTGTGCGGCGTGCGGCTGGGCCGCTATGCGTTTGTGGGTGCGGGTAGCGTTATCACCCGCAACGTGCCCGCGTTTGCTCTGGTATATGGCAACCCGGCCCGGCAGCATGGCTGGATAAGTGCCCACGGCCACCGGTTGCATTTCGATCAAAGCGGCTTTGCCCGGTGCCCCGAGTCTTTTCAGGGCTACGAGTTAAATCAGGCGAAAACGGAAGTTTGGGCCGAAGACTATTCCGACTAA
- the prmC gene encoding peptide chain release factor N(5)-glutamine methyltransferase, protein MSVPTLRQLTLDLAAQLSVLYPAPEAEAIAALVIESLLGLSPLQRRMQAAAEVPAAVAEQVPTLLARLLRHEPVQYVLGQAHFYDLTLAVTPATLIPRPETEELVQLIIRAHHGQPGLRILDVGTGSGCIPIALSQHLSGAQFTAVDISAEALAVAHRNAGAYGAAIDFQQVDILCELPQMEPHSLHVLVSNPPYVLEKEKALMRLNVLAHEPATALFVPDHDPLLFYHRLAEVGRQFLLPGGTLYLEGNEQYMHAVAAALAAAGYQQACVHPDLFGKDRFVSAIAPAAWPGLC, encoded by the coding sequence GTGTCTGTCCCTACCCTTCGCCAACTCACCCTCGACCTCGCAGCCCAACTTTCGGTCCTTTACCCGGCGCCGGAAGCTGAAGCTATAGCTGCGCTGGTCATAGAAAGCCTGCTCGGCTTGAGCCCGTTGCAGCGCCGGATGCAGGCTGCCGCAGAAGTGCCGGCCGCCGTGGCCGAGCAGGTGCCTACCCTGCTGGCGCGCTTGCTCCGCCACGAGCCCGTGCAGTACGTACTAGGCCAGGCGCACTTCTACGATCTGACACTGGCCGTGACGCCCGCTACCCTCATTCCGCGCCCCGAAACGGAGGAGCTGGTGCAACTTATTATTCGGGCGCACCACGGGCAGCCCGGCCTGCGGATTCTGGACGTGGGCACAGGGAGCGGCTGCATTCCCATAGCACTTAGTCAGCACCTGTCCGGTGCCCAGTTCACAGCGGTGGATATTTCAGCAGAGGCCCTGGCCGTAGCCCATCGGAATGCAGGGGCGTACGGGGCTGCTATTGATTTTCAGCAAGTGGATATTCTGTGCGAGCTGCCGCAGATGGAACCTCATTCTCTGCATGTGTTGGTCAGCAATCCACCCTATGTACTTGAAAAAGAAAAGGCTTTGATGCGCCTCAACGTGCTGGCCCACGAGCCCGCTACGGCCTTGTTTGTTCCCGACCACGACCCGTTGCTATTCTACCACCGCCTGGCCGAGGTAGGGCGCCAATTCCTCCTACCCGGCGGTACGCTCTACCTAGAAGGCAACGAGCAATATATGCACGCTGTAGCTGCCGCCCTGGCCGCCGCAGGTTACCAGCAAGCCTGCGTACACCCCGATTTGTTCGGCAAAGACCGGTTTGTGAGTGCCATAGCACCAGCCGCGTGGCCCGGTTTGTGCTGA
- the ribD gene encoding bifunctional diaminohydroxyphosphoribosylaminopyrimidine deaminase/5-amino-6-(5-phosphoribosylamino)uracil reductase RibD, which translates to MTTQALSTTPSSFSAFDHLMMRRALDLARLGTGYTRPNPLVGCVITHNGRIIGEGWHRQYGGPHAEVNAVASVTEPHLLPQSRAYVTLEPCSHFGKTPPCADLLIARGIPEVVVCNLDPNPLVAGQGVAKLEAAGIRVSVGLLAEQGRWLNRRFFTLQEQKRPYVVLKWAETADGFLAGRFHQPVQISGELASLAVHQWRAEEQAILVGTRTALHDNPQLSVRHWPGQNPLRIVIDKNLSLPPTHHLLNCQQSTLVYTYRHRDTRGNLGYVTLSEADDLFPQIMQNLYQRNVQSVLVEGGPTVLESLMQDGLWDEIRVIRSPKRLGAGVAAPRLGFVGLHEQFRLGEDEVFVYLRQPKA; encoded by the coding sequence ATGACCACTCAGGCTTTGTCTACCACTCCTTCCTCTTTCTCAGCATTTGACCACTTGATGATGCGCCGGGCGCTGGACCTGGCGCGCCTGGGCACTGGTTACACGCGCCCCAATCCGCTGGTAGGCTGCGTTATCACCCACAACGGCCGCATTATTGGGGAGGGCTGGCACCGGCAGTATGGTGGGCCGCACGCCGAGGTGAATGCGGTGGCCTCCGTTACGGAGCCGCACTTGCTACCCCAGAGCCGCGCTTACGTCACGCTGGAGCCCTGCTCGCACTTCGGCAAGACGCCGCCCTGCGCCGACTTGCTGATTGCCAGAGGCATTCCTGAGGTGGTGGTCTGCAACCTCGACCCCAACCCGTTGGTGGCGGGCCAGGGCGTGGCCAAGCTGGAGGCGGCCGGCATTCGCGTCAGCGTGGGCTTGCTGGCCGAGCAGGGCCGCTGGCTGAACCGGCGCTTTTTCACGTTGCAGGAGCAAAAGCGGCCCTATGTGGTGCTGAAATGGGCCGAAACGGCCGATGGTTTCCTGGCCGGGCGCTTTCACCAGCCGGTGCAGATCAGTGGGGAGCTGGCAAGCTTAGCTGTGCACCAGTGGCGGGCCGAGGAGCAGGCTATTTTGGTTGGCACCCGCACGGCCCTGCACGACAACCCCCAGCTGAGCGTGCGGCACTGGCCCGGTCAGAACCCGCTGCGCATCGTTATCGACAAAAACCTGAGCCTCCCCCCTACCCATCATCTGCTTAACTGCCAGCAGTCTACCCTGGTATACACTTACCGCCACCGCGATACGCGCGGCAACTTGGGCTACGTGACGCTCTCCGAGGCCGACGACCTGTTTCCGCAGATTATGCAGAACCTGTACCAGCGCAACGTGCAGTCGGTACTGGTGGAAGGCGGGCCCACGGTACTGGAGTCGTTGATGCAGGACGGCCTGTGGGACGAAATCCGGGTGATACGCAGCCCGAAGCGGCTGGGGGCCGGCGTGGCAGCCCCGCGCCTGGGTTTTGTGGGACTGCACGAGCAGTTTCGGCTGGGCGAAGATGAAGTGTTCGTTTATTTGCGGCAGCCGAAAGCCTAG
- a CDS encoding GAF domain-containing protein, translating into MAEELHLDTTLSKAEQYRQLLPQIEALTAGEPDLTANLANTAAALRQAFGFFWVGFYLVKGDELVLGPFQGPIACTRIRRGKGVCGSSWAEARTLLVPDVEQFPGHIACSSDSKSEIVVPVLKNGEVVAVLDVDSDQLNDFDHDDQMALEKLMQLAARWF; encoded by the coding sequence GTGGCCGAAGAACTTCACCTTGATACGACGCTTAGCAAAGCCGAGCAGTACCGCCAGCTCCTACCCCAGATTGAAGCCCTGACCGCTGGCGAGCCCGACCTGACCGCCAACTTGGCCAACACTGCCGCCGCCCTGCGCCAGGCCTTCGGGTTCTTTTGGGTAGGGTTTTACCTGGTAAAAGGCGACGAGCTGGTCCTGGGTCCATTTCAAGGGCCGATTGCCTGCACCCGCATCCGGCGTGGCAAGGGCGTATGCGGTAGTAGCTGGGCTGAGGCCCGCACCTTGCTGGTGCCCGACGTAGAGCAGTTTCCCGGCCACATCGCGTGCAGCTCCGATTCGAAATCGGAAATCGTGGTGCCCGTGCTGAAAAATGGCGAGGTAGTAGCCGTGCTCGATGTGGACAGCGACCAACTCAACGACTTCGACCACGACGACCAAATGGCGCTAGAGAAGTTGATGCAGCTGGCAGCCAGATGGTTTTAA